ACGAGGGGACGGTGTTCGTGATGGATGTGCCGGTGGATGCAAGGCCGTTTCAGCAGGGGGAGTTGCCGAACGTCGGACAGCCGCAGGCTTGAGGGTAGCGTTTCATTTTGTGAGGAGAATCGTATGCAGGATGCCGTATCGCATGACAGCGCCGGTGGCGGCGCAGACGCCGGAGCAATGGCTGGTTCGACCCGCTTCCTGGGCGTTTCTCCATCGATTCCCGCGCGCGATGTGGAAGAGGCGATTGCTTTCTACCGCGACGCGCTCGGGTTCGGATTGCGTTACCGGGATGCGGAACCGGCCGGGTTCGCGATCGTGGGGTGCGAGGGGGCGGAATTGCACCTGTTTGCCAGCCAGGACCGGCATCTGGCCGAGTGGACCAGCCTGCGGATCGGGGTGGCGGGGATCGATGCCTTGCATGCGCGCTGCGTGGCGGCCGGGTGCGTGCATCCGAACGGGCAGCTCGGTG
The genomic region above belongs to Massilia forsythiae and contains:
- a CDS encoding bleomycin resistance protein, which codes for MQDAVSHDSAGGGADAGAMAGSTRFLGVSPSIPARDVEEAIAFYRDALGFGLRYRDAEPAGFAIVGCEGAELHLFASQDRHLAEWTSLRIGVAGIDALHARCVAAGCVHPNGQLGERPWGTREFSIVDPSGVCIALVQR